The stretch of DNA TTCATTCTTGCGAACGTACTCCCCAGGTGGAATGCTTAATGCGTTTGCGGCGGCACCGAAAAGCTTTGCTTCCCGACACCTAGCATTCATCGTTTACCGCGTGGACTACCAGGGTATCTAATCCTGTTTGCTCCCCACGCTTTCGAGCCTCAACGTCAGTTACCGTCCAGTAAGCCGCCTTCGCCACTGGTGTTCCTCCTAATATCTACGCATTTCACCGCTACACTAGGAATTCCGCTTACCTCTCCGGCACTCAAGACGGGCAGTTTCCAATGCAGTCCCGGGGTTGAGCCCCAGCCTTTCACATCAGACTTGTCCATCCGTCTACGCTCCCTTTACACCCAGTAAATCCGGATAACGCTTGCCCCCTACGTATTACCGCGGCTGCTGGCACGTAGTTAGCCGGGGCTTCTTAGTCAGGTACCGTCAATCTCTTCCCTGCTGATAGAAGTTTACATACCGAGATACTTCTTCCTTCACGCGGCGTCGCTGCATCAGGGTTTCCCCCATTGTGCAATATTCCCCACTGCTGCCTCCCGTAGGAGTCTGGGCCGTGTCTCAGTCCCAATGTGGCCGTTCACCCTCTCAGGCCGGCTATGGATCGTCGCCTTGGTGGGCCGTTACCTCACCAACCAGCTAATCCAACGCGGGTCCATCTTATACCACCGGAGTTTTTCACACCGGACCATGCGGTCCTGTGCGCTTATGCGGTATTAGCAGTCATTTCTGACTGTTATCCCCCTGTACAAGGCAGGTTACCCACGCGTTACTCACCCGTCCGCCACTAGAATTAAATTAAATCGACCGAAGTTTCAATAAAGTAATTCCCGTTCGACTTGCATGTGTTAAGCACGCCGCCAGCGTTCATCCTGAGCCAGGATCAAACTCTCTGATAAAATGTTTGATTCATTTACTCAAGACAACCGTTTGGCTATCTCTCGTTTTTACTGCTTTTGGTTTGTTTAAACCGTTCTTTAAATGTAAAGAAATTTTCGAGAATCGTATGTGTTTCACTGTTTAGTTATCAAGGTTTGTTGTGTCTGTCTCTCAGACAGCTCGTTTATTTTATCTCATCTCTTTTTGTTTGTCAAGCACTTTTTTAAGTTTTTTTCAAACATTTTTGAGTTAAGATTTTGTTGTCGTTTCGTTGACGACTTGGATACTTTATCATATCTTCTGTCTTTTGTCAACTGTGAATTTCATTTTTCTGAAATTCTTTTTAATTGTTTGTTTTTTGAAAACAATTATTTGCGACAGCTCAGTTATATTACCATAGGGTTTTATGCTTGTCAACCATAAAATTCAATTTTTTTAGATTTTCCTGGAAGTTTATTTTTATAGGACAATTTTTTATTCTTATTTGTAATTTTAGGATTATCTTTATTGTTGTTTATTGTGTTGTTTATCGTGTTGTTTTTTAATAATAAGTCTCTTCGCTGGATGGCGCTACGCCGGTCGCATTTTCAATGCGGTAAGTGCGAGGGAAGGCGATCTCAGAGTTCCGTAGCCCGAACGCCCTCCCTCGCGCTCCCACCCCGTTGGGCACGGAAGTAGTTCTTCGTTGTTGTGTGTGCTGCGTTATTGACTTTTGTCTGTATGCTGCGGTACTCAAAGTGGAACGCTGTGCCGATCTGGTTCCTGTATTCTTCGATATTTATAGTGATACGCTACGCCGATCTGGTTCCTATATTCTTCGATATTTATGGTGGAATGCTGTGCTGACCTGCTTCCTGGGATTCTTCGGGACTTATGATGGAACGCTGTGCTGACCTGCTTCCTGGATTTTTCATTGCTTATAGTGAAACAACACGTCGACACAGCTTCACTTCCACAACATCAGGACAGGACGCCCAGTCCGCTTCCATCCCCCGCATGTTTTTTTCCTGTCGGCTGGAAGCGTCAGCCAGAGGAAGGTGGCATCGGGCCGGGCTGCTGCGGAGGAGGGGTGATTACTACTAGGGCTGCGGGAGACGGCGTTATTGCGGCAGGGTCTGCTGTCTGAGCCGAAGGCGAGTTCTGGCCCTGCCGCAATGCTTTTAGCCGTCTCACGGAGCCCTAGTAGTATCCCCCGACGGAGTCCCTGCCCGGACCGATGCCACCTTCCTCTGGCGTCCCTCTCTCCATCCACCCCACAAAACCTCAACAGCATCCACAACTCCATCCACCCCCGGACCGATGCCACCTTCCCCGGCCTCCCTCAACCACATCCATACACACAAAAAAAGCCCGGCATCTTCATATTCCAAAGACACCGGACTCCCATCAGTCATATATAAGCTGGAAATGAGACTCGAACTCACGACCCCTTCATTACGAGTGAAGTGCTCTACCGACTGAGCTATTCCAGCTTGTGCTAAACACAACTGATATTATACCGTATTTTACAAAAAATGCAAGCCCTTTTTCCTACAATCCGTTTAAATCCTCATCACACCGATCATCCACAAACATGTTCCCATGTTCACAAACCATCACTCATCCCCGGAAGAACCCTTCCTGCGAGAAGCCACCCGTTTCACAACCTTTACCGCATCCTTTACAGCCGCAGATTTTTCAACCACCGTCATTCTCGCCTTATCCATACGCTTTCCACTACTTTTCCCCGCAGTCTTTTTCACATTTCCTTTCTTCACAGAACTTTTCTTCACATCCCCCTTCTCCGGTGTACACCCAAATACCGCCACACCATAAGCCGGAAGCTTCAGCTTCAAAGAAAACTCCCTGTTATCACACTCCATATGAACAGCAGCTTTCGCCCGTACGTTCACCACACCCTGTCCGCCAAACTTTTCACTATCGCTATTGAAAATTTCCTTATATTTCCCCGCAAAAGGCACACCAACCCGATAACTGTCATAAGACACCGGCGAAAAATTACACACCGCAAGAATCGTTTCTTCCGACTTTTCCGTCTTGCGAAGAAACGCAACCACATTCTCATCATAGCTGGTAAACTGAATCCATTCAAACCCATCCGAATTACCATCCATTGCATACAACGCCGGATGATTCCTGTAAAGTTCATTCAGATCATGAAGATACGCCTTCATTTCCGGCCCTACATCTCCATCCGGCGCAGTCATTTTCACACCCGGATGAAGCATCAGATAACCATACGCAGCACGCAGCTGAGCATCCTTTTGTCTGGAAGAACCCGGAAGCTTCTCCAGAAACTCTTTTAACGTACCCACATCTCTCTTACCAAGCGTCAGCACATAATGCTCACTGTATGCATACATCATGGAAAGAGTCAGCTGATCATAATAATTTCGTCTGTCCAAAGGCTCTGCTTCCAGATAAGAAAGAAGATCCTTTGTCCAACCACCACTCCATTTATAGTCAAATCCCAGATGATCATTCTCCACACTGTCTGTAAGCTGCGGCCATAAACCATCCTCCTGTGCAATCAGAAGAATCCCCGGATACTGCTTCTTCACAATAGAATTCAGATGCTTCAGAAACTCCAGTGCCTGAAGATTCTCATTGGAACTATAAAGATTAGCCGTCCACTGTCCCGCCTCTCTTCCAAAATCCAGATACAGCATCGCATCTACATCATCCATCCGAAATCCGTCCACATGAAATTCATCCAGCCAGAAAAACGCATTGGAAATAAGAAAATCTTTGACCATAGGACTTCCATAATTATAAAGCATGGTGCCCCACATCGGATGAACCGCCATAGCCGGATCCTGTACTTCATAAAGAGGAGTTCCGTCAAATTTTTCAAGCCCTGCATCAAACCGAGGAAACTGAGCCGGTGTCCAGTCCAGGATCACACCAATCCCTGCCTGATGAAGATCCTCCACCAGTGTCCGGAAATCTGCCGCAGTCCCAAAACGGGTAGTCACAGCATAATATGCAGACGTAGAATATCCTCCTGAACTTCGGTCAAGATACTCCATCACCGGACGAAATTCTACATGCGTATAACCGGTTTCCTTCAGAAACTCCACCAGTTCGCCACTGTTTTTCCACTCGGTTACATCAGTTTCATAAATGGAAACCGGAACTTCACGACTGGCAAACCCTTCACGTTTCTTCATCCACGCTTCATCCTTCCAGGAAAACTCTCCCAGTTCTGTTACAACAGAAATCACAGACGGCGCTCCCTGGGTTCCATTTCCATAAGGATCCGATTTCCTCTGTACCTTGCCGCCTTTGATCTTGATCTCATACTGGTAAGAGGCCCCTGCCTGTACACCTGGAACAAAAATCTCAAAAATTCCGGACATTGGCATCCGATGCATCGGAAGACGCCTTCCATCCCACCTGTCAAAATCACCGACCACACTTACACTGATCGCATTGGGTGCCCAGACAGCAAAATATGTTCCTTCTACCTCGCCACAGGTCCCAGGATGCGCTCCCAGCTTCTCATATGCCTTGTAATAGACACCGGCACAAAAAGCTCGTTCCTCCTCTTCCGTGATCTGGCATGGACATTCATAAGCATCGTAAAAAGTCTCTTTCCTGCTTCCTCTTATCACACGGAAACGATATTCCGGAATCCTTTTCAGCGGAAGCATTACAGCATAATAACCAGCCTCATCTTCCAGGGTCATCGGATAACTTTTTTCCCCTACAACAACCTCTGCAGAATCCGTTCCCGGAAAAAATCCCTGTATCAGAACGCCATCCTCTGTTACCCTTGGCTGCATCACATCACGAGGTGATGCCTCCTCCCCGTAAACGATCGCCTCGATCCGGGGCCAATCCATATATTCATATGCTTTATCAGCCATAATCGTCTCCTCCATCATATTTGTTGTTTTATAGACCCAGTTTACCACTTTTTTACTGAAAAATAAAGCTAACAACTCTAATCTTCACAAAAAGTGCTGTAAGTAACCGGTAACCGAATAGAAAATAATTCGATTTGGTTCTTCCCAAAATCATGTATAACGATTATAATATGAAACAGAATATGAAACAAATAACCTATCAGGAGGAATCATCAATGGAAAACAGACAGTATGATGTAACAGCTCTCGGCGAGCTTTTGATCGACTTCACAGAAAACGGTGACAGTTCCCAGGGAAATCCTACTTTTGAGGCAAACCCGGGCGGAGCTCCCTGTAACGTTCTTGCCATGCTGAACCGTCTTGGCAAAAAAACTGCATTTATCGGAAAGGTCGGAAACGACATGTTCGGCAAGCAGCTGAAGGCTGCCGTAGAAGAATGCGGCATTGATACCAGAAATCTTGTCATGGACGATGAAATTCACACTACCCTTGCTTTTGTACATACTTACCCGGACGGAGACCGTGATTTTTCTTTCTACCGTAATCCAGGTGCAGATATGATGCTGACAAAGGATGAGGTAGATGCTGATCTGATCCGCAATTCCAAGATCTTCCATTTCGGCACACTTTCTTCCACACATGAGGGTGTCCGTGAAGCAACCCGTTATGCTCTTGACGTGGCAAAAGAAGCCGGATGCATCATCACCTTTGACCCGAACTTACGCCCTCCACTCTGGAAGGATCTGAACGATGCCCGCAAAGAGATCGAATACGGCATGGAACGCTGTGATGTACTGAAGATTTCTGATAATGAAGTGGAATTTCTTTTTGACACAACAGATTATGATAAGGGTGCTGCCCTTATCGAAGAAAAATATCATATCCCGCTTGTGCTGATCACAATGGGAAAAGATGGAAGCCGCGCTTATTATCGCGGACGGAAGGTTGAGGCTGCTCCTTTCCTTCAGGAACACACCATCGAAACCACCGGCGCCGGTGACACCTTCTGCGCAAGCACATTGAACTATGTACTTGAGCACGGGCTTGATGATCTCACAGACGAGAACCTTGCAGAACTGCTTACTTTTGCAAATGCGGCAGCTTCTCTTATCACAACAAAGAAGGGCGCGCTTCGCGTGATGCCTGCAAGGGATGAAGTTCTTGACTTCATCGCATCTCGCAAGTAATTAGTTTTTATTTTTTCTTATAGTTCTTATTTATTAGCTTTGAAAAGCTGAGGAAAACCGCAGGGGGAGAAAGCACTCGGAGTTACGAAGCCCGCTTTTCTCCCCCTGCACCCCCTCTTTCCGGGCACGTACCGCGGAGGCGGCGCTTCGCGCCTGTCCGCCAATTATTAAATGTTCTACATATTTTCCCTGTTATATCATATATTTTTATTAATATCTTATCGTATAAAAATTTATATCCACTACCATTACGTATATTATATTTACACATTATGTTTGTATTTGATATATTCGCATTTGATATATTCCCATTTAATATATTCCCATTTAATATATTCGCATTTAATATATTCCCATTTGATATATTCCCATTTAATATATTCCCATTTGATATATTCCCATTTAATATATTCCCATTTAATATATTCCCATTTGATATATTTACCATTCAAATTCACTTCTATAATATTCCAAAAAATCCGCAGATGTGCCCCGCACATCGAGACCTACCACCCCCCTCAGGCCGTTCTCCTCCATCGGCTCAACCTTCCGTATCCAATACCGCTGCATACAGACACAAGTCAACAAAACTCCCACCCTCCACAACCAAGCACTCAAAAAAAAGCCCGAGGGGTGTGCAGAGGGGCCGCGGCTTTGCGGCCCCTTTGCGGTTTTCCTATTTTCGCAAAAAAATACTGCGTCCGTTCGCCACCCCGAACGAAACACAGTATTTTTCAAAAGTATTTTTTTACATTTTGTTACTTAACAACACGCACTCTGTACATTCCCTCAATCTCCTTGAGTTCATCCAACGCCTTAGCAGACGCCGCACTCTCAAGATCAATAAGAGTATAAGCAAACTCCCCTTTACTCTTATTGGTCATATCCGCAATATTCAATCCCTCGGAACCAAGGATCTTTGTAACCTGACTGATCATATTCGGTGTGTTGCTGTGCGCAAGAGAGATTCTTCCGACAGCCACACAGGTACCCATATCACAGTTCGGATAATTAACTGAATTTTTGATATTACCATTCTCAAGGTAATCGCGAATCTCCTTTACAGCCATCTCTGCACAGTTTTCTTCTGATTCCTCTGTAGACGCGCCAAGATGCGGAGTTACCAGAATACCCTCACGTCCTGCAACTGTCTCATTTGCAAAGTCAGTTACATACTTCTTAACCTTGCCACTCTCAACAGCCTCGATCAGCGCATCCTCATCAACAAGAAGATCTCTTGCAAAATTCAGAAGAACCACGCCATCCTTCATCTTATCGAAAGCTTCTTTGTTGATCATCTTCTTAGTGCTGTCAAGAAGCGGAACATGAATGGTGATATAATCGCACTGGCTGTAGATCTCATCCAGGCTCTTGCTGTGCTTGATGGTTCTGGACAGGTTCCATGCCGCATCAATAGAAAGATATGGGTCATAGCCATATACTTCCATACCAAGACCGCATGCTGCGTTTGCCACCATGGCTCCAATGGCTCCAAGTCCGATGATACCAAGCTTTTTGCCACTGATCTCGCATCCTGCAAACTGTTTTTTCTGCTTCTCGGCAAGCTTGCCGATGTGCTCTTTATCTTTCTCCTGTGCAACCCACTCGATACCTCCTACGATATCTCTGGATGCAAGGAGCATACCTGCAAGTACCAGCTCTTTCACGCCGTTTGCGTTAGCTCCAGGTGTGTTGAATACAACAACACCCTTCTCTGCATACTCCTTAACCGGAATATTATTGACGCCTGCACCTGCACGTGCAACTGCGCAAACACTCTTCGCAAGCTCCATGTCGTGCATTTTTGCACTTCTTACAAGGATTGCATCACACTGGTCAGCTGTCTCTGTTTTTTTATAATTATCGCCAAAAAATTTCAGACCTTTTTCAGCGATAGGATTCAGGCAATGATACTGGAACATTATGCATTCTCCTCCTCGAATTTTTTCATGAATGCAACCAGGGCCTCTACGCCGGCCTTTGGCATGGCATTGTAGATGCTGGCACGCATTCCGCCAACAGTACGGTGTCCTTTCAGGTTTACAAGTCCTGCTTCAGCTGCCTCTTTGACAAACTTGGCATCCATTTCCTTGTCACCGGTTACGAACGGTACATTCATAAGAGATCTGTCTTCCGGAACTACAGTTCCTTTGAACCGCTTGCTGGAATCCAGGTAATCATAAAGGATTTTTGCTTTTTCCTCATTGCGCTGCTTCATCACTTCCAGACCGCCCATCTTCTTCAGCCATTTGAATACTTTTCCGCATACATAGATGCAGTAAGCATTCGGCGTATTGTAAAGAGAGCCTGCATCTGCATGTGTCTTATAAGTAAGCATGGTTGGGGTTCCCGGAAGAACATCCTCTGTGATCAGGTCCTCACGGATGATCACGATAACCATACCTGCCGGTCCGATGTTCTTCTGAACACCGCCATAGATAATACCATATTTGCTTACATCCACCGGCTCAGACAGGAAGCAGGAGGATACATCTGCTACCAGCGTCTTGCCTTTTGTGTTTGGAAGTTTTTTGAATTTTGTGCCGTAAATGGTGTTGTTCTCACAGATGTATACGTAGTCTGCATCCGGGCTGATCGGCAGATCACTGCAGTCCGGGATATAGCTGAAGGTTTTATCTTCAGAAGATGCGATCTTGTTTGCTTTTCCGTATTTCTGAGCTTCCTGATAAGCTTTCTTTGCCCACTGTCCTGTTACGATATAATCTGCGACCTTGTTTTTCATAAGGTTCATCGGGATCATGGCAAACTGCTGGGATGCTCCTCCCTGAAGGAAAAGTACTTTGTAGTTGTCCGGAATGTTCATAAGCTCACGGAGATCTTTCTCTGCAGTATCAATGATCTCCTGAAAAGCTGCACTTCTGTGACTCATTTCCATAACAGACATTCCTGTGCCGTTATAGTCCATCATCTCATCAGCTACTTCTTTGAGTACTTCCTCCGGAAGCACTGCCGGTCCGGCAGAAAAATTATACACTCTACTCATGTTTCTTCATATCCTCCTCATCAAATACATCATCAAGGTTCGCACCGGCCGGTACCATCGGGAACACACTCAGATCCTGATCGATCCAGCAATCCAGAACGACAGGTCCCTCTGCTGCCAGTGCCATCTTAAGTGCAGGCTCCACATCCTCCATCTTTGTCACACGAATGGCTTTTGCACCCAACGCCTCTGATAATTTCACAAAATCAACGGCGTCATCCAGTACTGTAGAAGAGTATCTCTTTCCATAGAAGAGCGTCTGCCACTGACGCACCATTCCAAGTACATGATTGTTCATAACAATCTGGATCAGCTGTCTGCCACAGCGTGCAGCTGTTGCCAGCTCATTCATATTCATACGGAAGCATCCGTCACCTGCTATATTTACAACTGTTTTTTCCGGTCTGCCCATCTTCGCGCCAATTGCAGCGCCAAGGCCGTAGCCCATAGTTCCAAGGCCGCCGGAAGTAAGAAGAGTTCTCGGCTCTTTGTATTTATAATACTGTGCCGCCCACATCTGGTGCTGTCCAACATCTGTGGAGATGATCGCATCACCGTTGGTCAGCTCATAAAGCTTCTCTATAATATACGGACCTGTAAGCTGTGTGTGATCATAATTCAGCGGATATTTTTCTTTCAGCTCCTGGATATGTGCGGTCCACTCCGGATGTTCTTTCTTCGGGATTTCCTCCAGAAGACGTTTCAACACTTCCTTCACATCACCGATCACACTGGCATCCACTTTGATATTTTTATTGATCTCCGCAGCATCCACATCGATCTGAAGGATTTTTGCATTATGTGCAAAAGTTTTTGTATTTCCTGTTACACGGTCACTGAAGCGTGCACCAAGAACAATAAGAAGATCGCACTCTGTTACGCCAAGATCGGAAGCCTTGGTTCCATGCATACCTACCATACCTGTATAGAGAGGATCTTCTCCCGGGAAAGTACCCTTGCCCATCAGAGTATCACAGACAGGAGCCTGGATCCTGCGAGCCAGCTCACGTACTTCCTGGTCAGCACCGGAGATCACACATCCGCCGCCAACAAAAATAAACGGTTTCTCTGCCTCTCTGATCATTTCCAGTGCCTGATCAATATCTTCTTTACGGATACTTTTGATCTCACGGTTAACAGTAGCCGGATGACATGGCTCATATTCATATTTCATTCCTGTGATATCCTTCGGGACATCCACAAGCACCGGACCGGGTCTTCCGCTTTTTGCAATATAAAATGCTCTTCTTAACGTATCTGCAAGATCTTCGATATTCTTTACGATGAAACTGTATTTTGTTACAGGCATTACGATACCTGCGATATCAACCTCCTGGAAAGAATCTCTTCCCAGGAGTGGTCTTCCTACGTTTGCAGTAATGGCTACCATCGGTACGGAATCCATGTATGCAGTCGCGATTCCTGTTACCAGGTTAGTTGCTCCCGGACCGGATGTTGCCAGGCAGACCCCTACCTTTCCGGTCGCTCTTGCATAACCGTCAGCAGCATGGGATGCACCCTGCTCGTGGGAGGTCAGTACATGTGTGATCTCATCTTTGTATTCATATAAGGCATCGTAAACATTCAGAATCGCGCCGCCCGGATATCCAAATACGGTATCAACGCCCTGTTCCTTCAGACATTCTACGATGATCTCTGCACCTGTAAACTGCATATCTTTCGTTCCTCCTTATTTTGCTTTCGGTACTTCCAGGATCGCGCCACGGTTTCCGGATGTTACCATGGCAGCGTATCTTGCCAGATATCCGGTTGTCACCTTCGGCTCTCTTGGCTGCCATTTTTCTCTTCTGGCCTGCATCTCTTCATCTGAAACCTTGATCTCCAGTTTCAGCTCCGGAATATTGATACTGATGATATCGCCTTCCTCAACCAGTGCGATCGGGCCGCCTACTGCTGCCTCTGGTGATACGTGTCCGATAGCGGCTCCTCTGGATGCACCACTGAAACGTCCGTCGGTGATCAGGGCTACGGAAGAACCAAGTCCCATTCCCACGATAGCAGATGTAGGGTTCAGCATCTCTCTCATTCCAGGGCCACCCTTTGGTCCCTCGTAGCGGATAACCACAACATCTCCCTCTACGATCTTACCGCTCTTGATGGCAACAATTGCGTCATCCTCGCTGTCAAATACGCGTGCAGGACCTTCATGTACCAGCATCTCCGGTACAACTGCAGAACGTTTTACAACGCCGCCGTCCGGTGCAAGGTTTCCTTTCAGTACGGCAAGTCCGCCTGTCTTTGTATACGGATTGTCGATCGGGCGGATAACTTCCGGATTCAGGTTTACACAGTTTTTGATATTCTCACCTACTGTTTTTCCGGTTACTGTCATGCACTCTGTATGGAGAAGTCCAAGCTTGTTCAGCTCGTTCATAACCGCATAGACACCGCCGGCCTCGTTGAGGTCTTCCATATAAGTCGGGCCTGCCGGTGCAAGGTGGCAAAGGTTCGGAGTCTTCTCACTGATCTCATTTGCAAAGCTGATGTCAAAGTCCATTCCGATCTCATGTGCAATAGCCGGAAGATGAAGCATACTGTTTGTGGAGCATCCAAGTGCCATATCTACGGTAAGAGCATTTAAAACTGCCTCTTTTGTCATGATGTCTCTTGGGCGGATGTTCCTTCTGTACATTTCCATTACCTGCATTCCTGCATGTTTTGCAAGACGGATACGCTCGGAGTATACGGCCGGGATGGTACCGTTTCCTTTCAGTCCCATACCGAGAACCTCTGTCAGGCAGTTCATACTGTTTGCAGTGTACATACCGGAACATGAGCCACAGGTCGGACAGGTTTTGTTCTCAAACTCTGCCAGGTCATCTGCAGTGATAGTTCCTGCTGCATAGGAACCTACTGCCTCAAACATGCTGGAAAGGCTTGTTTTGTGTCCTTTTACGTGGCCGGCAAGCATCGGACCGCCGCTTACGAATACAGTCGGAACGTTGATCCTTGCCGCTGCCATCAGAAGGCCAGGTACGTTTTTGTCACAGTTGGGAACCATGACCAGAGCATCGAACTGATGAGCCAGTGCCATGGCCTCTGTGGAATCTGCGATCAGGTCACGTGTTACAAGGGAATATTTCATTCCAACGTGTCCCATTGCGATTCCGTCACATACTGCGATCGCCGGAAATACAACCGGTGTGCCGCCAGCCATTGCAACGCCAAGTTTCACAGCATTTACAATTTTGTCAAGGTTCATATGTCCCGGTACGATCTCGTTATAAGAGCTTACGATTCCTACCAGTGGTTTGTCCATTTCTTCCTTTGTCATTCCAAGGGCATTGAACAGGGAACGATGTGGTGCCTGCTGTGTGCCTTTTCTTACGGTATCACTTCTCATTTTCAGGGTCTCTCCTTTTTATTTTTTACGATATGATCCGGTATCTGCTTATTGTCTTCTTTTACCTGATATCGGTTCTTTTTGTTCTGTTTCGTTTTGTTCGTCTTTATTTATGCGATGGCATCTGCGATCAGATCGCCCATCTCTTTGGTTCCGACAAGCTTGCATCCGTCAGACATGATATCTCCTGTTCTGTAACCATCTGTAAGAACCTTCTGTACTGCTGTTTCCACAGCATCTGCTTCTTTATCAAGATCCAGAGAATATCTCAGCATCATGGCAGCGGAAAGAATGGTTGCGATCGGGTTTGCCTTGTTCTGGCCTGCGATATCCGGTGCTGAACCATGGCTCGGCTCATAGAGACCAAGCTTTGTCTCATTTAAGCTTGCGGAGGAAAGCATTCCGATAGAACCGGTCACCATACTTGCCTCATCAGAGAGGATATCTCCAAACATGTTTTCTGTAAGGATAACATCAAACTGCTTCGGGTCACGTACCAGCTGCATTGCACAGTTATCAACCAGCATATGCTCCAGTGTTACATCCGGATAATTCTTTGCCACATCCTCCACTACACTTCTCCAGAGTCTAGAAGAATCAAGAACATTGGCTTTATCTACACTTGTAACCTTATTTCTTCTCTTACGTGCGATCTCAAATGCCTTAATTGCAATACGGCGAATCTCATTCTCATTATAAGAAAGAGTATCTACTGCTGTGCGGACTCCGTTCTCCTCAGTAGTCTTTCTTGCTCCGAAATAAAGACCTCCTGTAAGCTCTCTTACGATGATCATGTCAAAACCATCTCCGATGATCTCATCACGGAGCGGGCATGCATCACGAAGCTCATTGTAAAGATAAGCCGGACGAAGATTTGCAAACAGGTTCAGCGCCTTACGTATCGCAAGAAGACCTGCCTCCGGACGTTTGGATGGCTCAAGCTTATACCACGGGGATGTCTTGGCATCACCGCCAATGGAACCCATCAGTACTGCATCAGAAGCTTTTGCCTGGGCAATGGCTTCCTCTGTAAGGGGTACTCCGTGAGCATCAATGGATGCCCCTCCTAAAAGAACCTCTGTGTATGAAAATTTATGACTGTATTTCTCACATACTCTGTCTAAAAC from Blautia sp. SC05B48 encodes:
- the ilvD gene encoding dihydroxy-acid dehydratase, translated to MRSDTVRKGTQQAPHRSLFNALGMTKEEMDKPLVGIVSSYNEIVPGHMNLDKIVNAVKLGVAMAGGTPVVFPAIAVCDGIAMGHVGMKYSLVTRDLIADSTEAMALAHQFDALVMVPNCDKNVPGLLMAAARINVPTVFVSGGPMLAGHVKGHKTSLSSMFEAVGSYAAGTITADDLAEFENKTCPTCGSCSGMYTANSMNCLTEVLGMGLKGNGTIPAVYSERIRLAKHAGMQVMEMYRRNIRPRDIMTKEAVLNALTVDMALGCSTNSMLHLPAIAHEIGMDFDISFANEISEKTPNLCHLAPAGPTYMEDLNEAGGVYAVMNELNKLGLLHTECMTVTGKTVGENIKNCVNLNPEVIRPIDNPYTKTGGLAVLKGNLAPDGGVVKRSAVVPEMLVHEGPARVFDSEDDAIVAIKSGKIVEGDVVVIRYEGPKGGPGMREMLNPTSAIVGMGLGSSVALITDGRFSGASRGAAIGHVSPEAAVGGPIALVEEGDIISINIPELKLEIKVSDEEMQARREKWQPREPKVTTGYLARYAAMVTSGNRGAILEVPKAK
- the leuB gene encoding 3-isopropylmalate dehydrogenase; translated protein: MEYKIALIPGDGIGPEIVAEAKKVLDRVCEKYSHKFSYTEVLLGGASIDAHGVPLTEEAIAQAKASDAVLMGSIGGDAKTSPWYKLEPSKRPEAGLLAIRKALNLFANLRPAYLYNELRDACPLRDEIIGDGFDMIIVRELTGGLYFGARKTTEENGVRTAVDTLSYNENEIRRIAIKAFEIARKRRNKVTSVDKANVLDSSRLWRSVVEDVAKNYPDVTLEHMLVDNCAMQLVRDPKQFDVILTENMFGDILSDEASMVTGSIGMLSSASLNETKLGLYEPSHGSAPDIAGQNKANPIATILSAAMMLRYSLDLDKEADAVETAVQKVLTDGYRTGDIMSDGCKLVGTKEMGDLIADAIA